In Coffea arabica cultivar ET-39 chromosome 9e, Coffea Arabica ET-39 HiFi, whole genome shotgun sequence, the genomic window GAGAATCCTGAGGCCTTCATGTTTTCAGGATTGATAAACGGAGGTGAAGCTTCTGAGTTCAGCCCTACTCCTTTGCAAAGAAACCTTGTCAGGCCAATTTCTTCAGAAAAATACCGACAAAAGCAGCGCTATGGTCATTGGAGAAACACTTCCGATGAACCAAAAAGTGTTGGTCAGAAGAGCCCTGGTTCAGAATCAATCACTGATAAAAACAATTATGACAATCCACACCAGCAAAAGAGATCTGAACGCAAGAAGAGTATGATGACTGAGAATAGCAATAGTTTTATTCCATTGTCACCTGCACGCAGGGCAAGAGGTGGAAGTGATACATCTGATGACCTTGTAAGCATTTGGTTTCCCATCCAGCCGGTTCTCGATTGTTTCTGTGTGTAATGACAAGCTAAAACTACAAAATTCTAAACGGTGCTTTCAGTAAAAATGATTTTGTTTCAAAACTGAAGAATACATAGAGGAACTCATCCTTGTGCCATGCCTTTCTTGAAAATACCAAGCTGTGTAGTTTGAACGGTGTTCTTCATTTCTAGGCAAAACTATATGTTTGTGATTCAAAGACTGAACATGCACTGCACTCTGCAGTATTAAAGCAGGTTAACATTTGCTTAATAATTGCAGAATACCGGTCTGGAATTGCTACTGTTTTACACATCTCGTTAGTTGCACATTACTAATGTTGCACTCATAATTGACCTGTTCGTATGCTCCTGCCGATTTCTTCTCAATCAGTCTTACAATTCAGCATCTGTTCCCAAATTCGGGGCTTGGGATGAACGAGACCCCAGATCTGGAGAAGGTTTTACTGTAATCTTCAACAAAGTGAAGGAGGAAAACaggtttttccttctttttttggtCATAACTTTTTCGTTCAAATTAATTTAGTTGCTGTTCTTCCCTTCCAATTAATCGTTAACtatgttctttctttctttctttcttttcgtttcttttctttctttcttatagATTTATTTACTTCGCATTCTACTTTTCCTTTTGTGCAGACGGCGATGGCCGCTTGACTGGAAATGATGCTACGAAAATTTTCGCCATGTCCAATTTGTCTAGGCCTGAACTCAAGCAGGTATATTCTGTTATGTGTCTGGATGGGGAATTATTGTACGCACATAGTAGGTAGGTGATGTGGATGAATAATTTAATATCGATTATGGAAAGgaccttctctctctctctctctctcttggagGAAAAATGTTAAATGTGCGATTGGTCTACTGCTTAAGAAATATTATTAGTACAGTCgatttggagtttttttttttaattgttttggtTATTGGTTTAGTAAGTGAGTCGAAGTACTAGATTTATGAAATCTGATGTACCTGTATCTGTGTTTTAATTTTATGCACTCCAAAGTGGAAATTGTCGATGTCAAAGGCAGTTTTGATATATTCATCTACCAGCGGAAAACTCCAATTGCCGTTAGGAGATGAAATTGAATTGCTAAGACATTGAAGGATTTTACCTTCGAAATTTTTGTTATCTCTCTTTTGCTGTTTACCTTTATTGCATTGATCATCGTCCTTACCAGGGTTTTAGAGCCATAGCGAGccatatttcttttcaatttctgGACTTATGGATTATCCGTTCTCTAGTTTGTTTGACCATTGTGATTGCTACCACAGTTGGTAATTGCTCTTGAAACATGTTTGTTAGTgtatttatgattttttttttgaaggtcTGGGCATTAGCCGATTCCAAAAAGCAAGGTTTCCTTGGTCTGAC contains:
- the LOC113710167 gene encoding RPM1-interacting protein 4-like; the protein is MAQRSHVPKFGNWDGENVPYTAYFDNARKEKISGIRMNPNDPEENPEAFMFSGLINGGEASEFSPTPLQRNLVRPISSEKYRQKQRYGHWRNTSDEPKSVGQKSPGSESITDKNNYDNPHQQKRSERKKSMMTENSNSFIPLSPARRARGGSDTSDDLSYNSASVPKFGAWDERDPRSGEGFTVIFNKVKEENRRRWPLDWK